The proteins below are encoded in one region of Candidatus Brocadiaceae bacterium:
- the queA gene encoding tRNA preQ1(34) S-adenosylmethionine ribosyltransferase-isomerase QueA encodes MYKLSDYTYELPKQLIAQQPLKNRDQAKLLVLYRKTGKIEHRKFYEITEYLFPGDLLILNNTAVIPARMLGNKIHGASVELLFTEELGENQWKGLVKSNARLRNGEKIYLDNNNEYVTLLKRHEVGTWIIEGSRKTNIKTLLHRIGQLPLPPYIKRSRQNATLFSLDKERYQTVFAQKEGAIAAPTAGLHFSEKLLDQIKKQGIDIEFVTLHVGLGTFLPIKTEDIRNHCMHKEYYTCRENLLTKIKKAKARNKAVIATGSTSCRVLETIGINETSTQQLSGFTDLFIYPPYHFQYVDRLITNFHLPKTTLLLLVSAFAGKENILHAYETAKEKGYRFFSYGDCMMIL; translated from the coding sequence TTGTACAAACTATCTGATTACACTTATGAACTTCCCAAACAGTTGATTGCACAACAACCTTTAAAAAACAGGGATCAGGCAAAACTGCTGGTCTTGTATCGAAAAACCGGGAAAATAGAGCACCGTAAATTTTATGAAATAACTGAATATCTCTTTCCTGGCGATTTATTAATCTTGAATAATACTGCGGTAATACCCGCACGCATGCTCGGGAATAAAATTCATGGTGCTTCAGTAGAATTATTATTCACGGAAGAGCTTGGAGAAAATCAGTGGAAGGGATTAGTTAAATCAAATGCACGACTAAGGAACGGTGAGAAAATTTACCTGGATAATAATAACGAATACGTTACTTTGTTAAAAAGACATGAAGTAGGAACATGGATAATAGAAGGAAGCAGGAAAACAAATATAAAAACGCTTCTACACAGGATAGGACAATTACCTTTACCTCCATATATAAAACGTTCCAGACAAAACGCTACACTATTTTCCTTGGACAAAGAGAGGTATCAAACCGTATTTGCACAAAAAGAAGGCGCTATTGCTGCGCCTACAGCAGGATTACATTTCAGCGAAAAACTGCTCGATCAAATAAAAAAACAGGGTATAGACATAGAATTTGTGACACTTCACGTCGGTTTGGGTACTTTTCTGCCTATTAAAACGGAAGACATTCGTAATCACTGCATGCACAAGGAATATTACACATGCAGAGAAAATCTTCTTACAAAAATTAAGAAGGCCAAGGCACGAAATAAGGCAGTTATCGCGACAGGCAGCACGTCCTGTCGCGTCCTTGAAACAATCGGTATCAATGAAACATCAACACAACAACTGTCAGGATTTACAGATCTGTTTATCTATCCCCCCTATCATTTTCAATATGTTGACCGTCTCATCACAAACTTTCATCTTCCAAAGACAACCCTATTATTGTTGGTTTCCGCGTTTGCCGGAAAAGAAAACATATTACATGCATATGAAACTGCAAAGGAAAAAGGTTATCGTTTTTTTAGCTATGGAGATTGCATGATGATACTCTAA
- a CDS encoding UDP-N-acetylmuramoyl-tripeptide--D-alanyl-D-alanine ligase, giving the protein METLFLDEVVKAIHGQVVFDHDTAAITGVSTDSRTICEGDLYFALKGNHFDGHRFIVQAKNAGARGAIVSDENIQNRAMRNFFVIKVNDTTTALGDLAGYYRSKLNTKIIGITGSNGKTTTKEMTYCLLSKFGSVVKPEKSFNNYIGVPITIFEMENMHTYGILEMGTNAPGEIRRLSEIGSPDVAVITNISKTHLEGLKSIDGVAVEKEGIVSTLRGRGVFVYNTDNQWCTRISEKFKGEKVGFGFDPRSHIRCTEVKKKDTGYSFTINNEIEIFLPVPGYHNISNCLASFAVCHALGHNITKLANAFSSFKLPGMRIEQKNIGNVTIINDTYNANPDSVLAALQHLKDFKSGGRKIFICGDMLELGRESQLLHKEIGEIVARSNIDLLWTVGGYASEIAEAAKRLGMAEKKIAQFENVEDITTNELDGIMKNDVILVKGSRGMHMDRIVEKLEKFLLQEYTRRYCAVG; this is encoded by the coding sequence ATGGAAACCTTGTTTCTTGATGAAGTGGTAAAAGCCATTCATGGACAAGTAGTGTTTGATCATGATACCGCTGCAATTACGGGTGTATCTACCGATAGTCGAACTATTTGTGAGGGTGATTTGTATTTTGCACTGAAGGGAAATCATTTTGATGGCCACCGTTTTATCGTACAGGCAAAGAATGCTGGCGCAAGGGGAGCCATCGTTTCAGACGAAAATATACAGAACCGTGCAATGAGAAATTTTTTTGTAATTAAAGTGAACGATACAACAACGGCATTGGGTGATTTAGCTGGATATTATCGTAGTAAATTAAATACAAAAATTATTGGTATTACGGGGAGTAATGGTAAAACAACTACAAAGGAAATGACATACTGTTTATTATCAAAATTCGGTTCTGTAGTAAAACCTGAGAAAAGTTTTAATAATTATATTGGTGTTCCTATTACAATATTTGAAATGGAGAACATGCATACATATGGAATACTGGAAATGGGTACGAATGCTCCCGGGGAAATTAGACGTCTTTCTGAAATTGGTTCTCCAGACGTTGCTGTGATTACAAATATTTCAAAGACACATTTGGAGGGACTTAAAAGCATTGATGGGGTTGCGGTGGAAAAAGAGGGAATAGTATCAACTCTCAGGGGGAGGGGAGTCTTTGTATATAATACTGATAATCAATGGTGTACTAGGATTTCTGAAAAATTCAAAGGGGAGAAGGTGGGGTTTGGTTTTGATCCACGGTCTCATATACGGTGTACTGAGGTAAAGAAAAAAGATACTGGCTATAGTTTTACTATCAATAATGAAATAGAAATATTTCTTCCGGTTCCCGGGTACCACAATATCAGCAATTGTTTAGCATCCTTTGCAGTTTGTCATGCCTTAGGACATAATATTACGAAACTTGCCAATGCTTTTTCTTCTTTTAAACTTCCCGGAATGAGGATTGAACAGAAAAATATTGGAAATGTTACCATTATTAATGATACCTATAATGCTAATCCTGATTCAGTTCTTGCCGCATTACAGCATTTGAAGGATTTTAAATCAGGTGGTAGAAAAATTTTTATTTGTGGGGACATGCTGGAGTTAGGCAGGGAGTCGCAACTGTTACACAAAGAAATTGGAGAGATAGTGGCACGGAGTAATATTGATTTGTTATGGACAGTTGGTGGGTATGCATCGGAGATTGCGGAAGCGGCAAAACGATTGGGGATGGCAGAGAAAAAAATAGCTCAATTTGAGAATGTTGAGGATATTACAACAAATGAATTAGATGGCATTATGAAGAATGATGTCATATTAGTAAAAGGATCTAGAGGAATGCATATGGATCGTATTGTTGAGAAACTTGAGAAATTTTTATTACAAGAGTACACCCGTAGATACTGTGCTGTAGGGTGA
- the ftsW gene encoding putative lipid II flippase FtsW, with translation MKSCHAIIYVVVALLGFSVVAVYSTDMEMFRVSKKVNDFTTQKDMNGEAYLDDSETVEGDGVVFEKKFLQTNTVKQLAWIGIGALLLGVMAKTDYHHLQRLSIPILIVSSIFLVMVLIPGIGTKVYGARRWIRFGPALGFQPAEFAKLAIIIFLSSYMVKNQSEMGKFKRGFLIPLGIIAVIGLLILKEPDFGTMAFIIFLSLIMLVAGGVRIIFIFFTGISAVPFIHKILFDGGYKYDRLTTFVDPWKDPSGKGYQIIQSWIALGSGGLTGLGIGNSKQKLFYLPESSNDFIFTIIGEEFGFLGVMTIIGLYLLLLWQGLKIVNATREGFGFFLAFGITAMFGLQAAINIGVVSGIIPTTGIPLPFVSTGGSSLLISMIGIGILFNIAKQSEGVETAVSVAETPVKSDNLINKLLPIKIVYKLVSRVAHFSW, from the coding sequence GTGAAATCCTGCCATGCTATTATTTATGTTGTTGTCGCACTGTTGGGATTCAGTGTTGTTGCCGTATATAGTACAGATATGGAAATGTTCAGGGTGAGCAAAAAAGTAAATGATTTTACAACTCAGAAAGATATGAATGGTGAAGCATATCTTGATGATAGTGAAACAGTGGAAGGGGATGGGGTTGTATTTGAAAAGAAGTTCCTGCAAACTAATACGGTAAAACAGCTCGCATGGATAGGTATTGGCGCTTTATTATTAGGGGTAATGGCAAAGACAGATTATCATCATTTGCAGAGGCTGAGTATTCCCATACTTATCGTATCCTCAATCTTTCTTGTCATGGTTCTGATACCTGGGATCGGAACAAAGGTTTACGGCGCGCGGAGGTGGATTCGGTTTGGACCTGCTTTGGGATTTCAACCTGCCGAGTTTGCGAAGCTGGCAATCATTATATTTTTATCAAGTTATATGGTGAAAAACCAAAGTGAAATGGGAAAATTTAAACGAGGATTTTTAATCCCTCTTGGTATTATTGCGGTAATTGGTCTTCTCATACTGAAAGAGCCAGATTTTGGAACAATGGCATTCATTATCTTCTTATCCTTGATTATGCTTGTTGCCGGTGGTGTAAGGATAATTTTTATTTTCTTTACTGGTATATCAGCTGTGCCGTTCATCCATAAAATATTATTTGATGGCGGATATAAGTATGACAGATTGACAACTTTCGTAGATCCCTGGAAGGACCCTAGTGGTAAGGGATACCAGATTATTCAGTCGTGGATTGCGCTTGGTTCCGGTGGTTTGACTGGTTTAGGAATTGGAAACAGTAAACAAAAATTATTTTATTTACCGGAAAGCAGCAATGATTTTATCTTCACAATAATTGGTGAGGAGTTTGGTTTTCTGGGAGTCATGACAATTATTGGTCTTTATTTATTATTACTCTGGCAAGGATTGAAGATTGTAAATGCAACGAGGGAAGGATTTGGCTTCTTTTTAGCATTTGGTATTACAGCAATGTTTGGATTGCAGGCTGCCATCAATATTGGTGTGGTTTCCGGTATCATACCGACAACCGGGATTCCTCTGCCGTTTGTAAGTACCGGGGGATCCTCTCTGCTTATATCAATGATAGGCATAGGCATTTTATTTAATATTGCGAAACAGTCTGAGGGTGTGGAAACTGCAGTGTCTGTAGCTGAGACGCCAGTCAAATCTGATAATTTAATAAACAAACTTTTACCTATCAAAATTGTATATAAATTAGTATCAAGGGTTGCACACTTCTCTTGGTGA
- the rsmH gene encoding 16S rRNA (cytosine(1402)-N(4))-methyltransferase RsmH, with amino-acid sequence MNDTVKTVLHTPVMVREVLDILCLHAGQIILDCTVGSGGHANKILCQINPGGLLIGIDRDSEILHEAKQCLSKTENNFRLYHANYCDIDEVLRQAAVEKVDGILLDLGASSLQFDQAVRGFSFSKEGQLDMRMDRSQDMTAQILIDRLSERNLEKLLKQYGEERWARRIARAIYRERQKGRITSTRELAGIIERVVPSGRSKIHPATRVFQALRIAVNKELECLEIFLGKIHNYMAVGARIVIISFHSLEDRIVKNEFTRKSGQDIFRILTKKPITPSNDEIRINVRCRSAKLRAAERI; translated from the coding sequence ATGAATGACACGGTAAAAACTGTTCTTCATACCCCGGTAATGGTTAGGGAAGTGCTCGATATCCTTTGTTTGCATGCAGGGCAAATTATTTTGGATTGTACGGTCGGAAGCGGAGGACATGCGAACAAAATACTGTGTCAAATCAATCCCGGTGGGCTTTTGATAGGGATTGACAGGGACTCTGAGATATTACATGAAGCAAAACAGTGTTTGTCAAAAACAGAAAACAATTTCAGGCTCTATCATGCTAATTATTGTGATATTGATGAAGTTTTACGTCAGGCTGCGGTTGAAAAGGTAGATGGTATTTTACTTGATTTAGGGGCGTCATCACTGCAATTTGATCAGGCCGTTCGTGGTTTTAGTTTCTCCAAAGAGGGTCAATTGGATATGAGGATGGATAGGTCGCAAGATATGACAGCTCAAATTTTGATTGATAGACTTTCAGAGCGAAATCTCGAAAAGCTGTTGAAGCAATATGGGGAAGAACGGTGGGCAAGAAGAATTGCGCGCGCAATATATAGGGAGAGACAAAAGGGTAGAATTACCTCTACGAGAGAATTAGCGGGTATTATCGAACGTGTCGTGCCATCTGGCAGGAGTAAAATCCATCCCGCGACAAGGGTATTTCAAGCATTAAGAATTGCCGTAAACAAAGAGCTTGAATGTCTGGAGATCTTTTTAGGTAAAATTCATAATTACATGGCAGTAGGGGCCCGTATTGTTATTATTAGTTTTCACTCCTTAGAGGACCGGATCGTAAAGAATGAGTTTACGAGAAAATCGGGTCAAGATATATTCCGCATACTCACAAAAAAACCAATAACTCCAAGTAATGATGAGATTCGAATCAATGTAAGATGCAGAAGCGCAAAACTGAGAGCTGCAGAAAGGATATGA
- a CDS encoding response regulator, translated as MKSESWKEHLSHLSIDELKKVQVFVKELIQRLEGQTEGESFVKKKKETDGNLQNMTDATVKIPPKADIISAKNLPKSEKLHVVIFPPEGERPAGLEKRKEKRFKLLTNGVCTVVKREVNDLFADFWEEETPIIIEDISQHGLRFTSPKPFLPSTILKVKFSMSGVQGSQLLYKNIKKKIYVEVKRMIDIPVETGLQYGFGAQAIDQERISDILEERERRIQIKKQLAMKNEVKILIVYIKQTRSKQLESDLLGQGFYVNAVTQKAQAIAALRKTKYDIVISDMEVASGNNHELIKDIRDEFPEIGLFVEIETIEDWICLSSLGATDYLAKNFNKNELGIVIDDFREKELYKNMMGEYVNKLHRVVKNVLLVSGNDNLRKTLCDVATEKKLKMYFVSDLKYAISVIEKVCVEVLLVDTEYVGPEEYGFIKQVKERGSDAKVIAISKNLCERCDFLANGADEFIPFQIFTQGISEILI; from the coding sequence ATGAAAAGCGAGTCATGGAAGGAACATCTTTCTCACTTATCTATTGATGAGCTGAAAAAGGTCCAGGTTTTTGTGAAAGAATTAATACAAAGGCTGGAAGGCCAAACAGAAGGTGAGTCATTCGTAAAAAAAAAGAAAGAGACAGATGGAAATTTACAAAATATGACAGATGCAACAGTAAAAATACCTCCGAAAGCCGACATAATTTCCGCGAAAAATCTTCCGAAATCTGAAAAACTCCACGTGGTAATTTTCCCACCAGAAGGAGAAAGACCTGCAGGTTTAGAAAAACGCAAGGAAAAACGGTTTAAATTATTAACAAATGGCGTTTGTACTGTAGTTAAAAGAGAGGTGAATGATTTGTTCGCTGACTTCTGGGAAGAAGAGACTCCGATCATCATAGAGGATATTTCTCAGCATGGATTAAGATTTACCAGCCCCAAGCCTTTTTTACCTTCTACCATATTAAAAGTGAAATTTAGTATGTCTGGAGTACAAGGTTCACAATTACTATATAAAAACATCAAAAAAAAAATCTATGTTGAAGTAAAACGGATGATTGATATACCTGTTGAAACAGGTTTGCAGTATGGATTTGGCGCTCAAGCGATTGATCAAGAAAGGATATCTGATATATTGGAAGAAAGAGAACGTCGAATCCAGATAAAAAAACAATTGGCCATGAAGAACGAGGTGAAGATACTGATCGTCTATATAAAACAGACGCGGTCAAAACAGCTTGAATCTGACCTTCTCGGGCAAGGGTTCTATGTCAATGCCGTTACTCAGAAGGCACAGGCTATAGCTGCATTGCGAAAGACTAAATATGATATTGTCATTTCAGATATGGAAGTAGCGAGCGGAAATAATCATGAATTGATTAAAGACATTCGGGATGAATTTCCTGAAATAGGTTTGTTCGTTGAAATAGAAACAATAGAAGATTGGATCTGTCTCTCCTCTCTCGGTGCAACTGATTATCTAGCGAAGAATTTTAATAAAAATGAGCTTGGAATTGTAATCGATGATTTCCGAGAGAAAGAATTATATAAAAATATGATGGGAGAATACGTAAATAAATTACACCGGGTGGTAAAAAACGTTTTACTAGTCAGTGGAAACGATAATCTTAGAAAAACCTTATGTGATGTGGCTACAGAAAAAAAGTTAAAAATGTATTTTGTTTCTGATTTGAAATATGCTATTTCCGTTATTGAAAAAGTATGTGTCGAAGTCCTGCTTGTGGATACAGAGTATGTCGGCCCAGAAGAGTACGGATTTATCAAGCAGGTAAAAGAAAGGGGTTCCGATGCTAAGGTTATTGCTATTTCAAAAAACCTTTGTGAGCGATGTGATTTTTTGGCAAATGGAGCAGACGAATTTATTCCCTTTCAGATTTTTACGCAAGGAATATCAGAAATCTTAATCTGA
- the mraY gene encoding phospho-N-acetylmuramoyl-pentapeptide-transferase, with protein sequence MKYSEDTTKTDSAELKRMHDGKKNTPTMGGIVVLVSIFISILLCCDVYNIYVLLLLFTMIWLGAVGFIDDYIKLTQKNISGLNEVSKLLFQSALGLILGLVLYFHFNKFTWGTQIVIPFVNDFKLDVGPFYVLIVAFFIVGMSNAVNITDGLDGLAIGCSIIVGIALAVMAYVSGRVDFSKYLNIPYIPGSGEIVIFCSAFIGGGLGFLWYNSHPAQIFMGDTGSLTLGGILGLIAIIVKQEVLMVLLGGIFVVEAVSVIIQISYYKTTKKRFFRCAPLHHHFQFMGWSETKITMRFWIVAALLAVISLLLLFVKR encoded by the coding sequence TTGAAATATAGCGAGGATACGACAAAGACAGATTCAGCAGAACTCAAGCGTATGCATGATGGCAAAAAAAACACTCCTACTATGGGTGGAATAGTTGTTCTCGTCTCCATTTTTATTTCCATTCTGCTTTGCTGTGATGTTTATAATATTTATGTTCTGTTGTTACTGTTTACAATGATATGGCTTGGCGCCGTTGGTTTTATTGATGATTATATTAAACTCACACAAAAAAATATTTCCGGATTGAATGAAGTATCAAAATTGTTATTTCAATCTGCGTTAGGACTTATTTTAGGACTTGTTTTGTATTTCCATTTCAACAAGTTTACCTGGGGAACCCAGATTGTAATTCCTTTTGTGAATGATTTTAAACTTGACGTCGGGCCTTTTTATGTATTGATTGTTGCCTTTTTTATTGTAGGAATGTCAAATGCAGTAAATATTACAGACGGTTTGGATGGATTGGCAATAGGGTGTAGCATTATCGTCGGTATTGCCCTTGCAGTTATGGCGTACGTATCGGGCAGAGTGGATTTTAGCAAGTATCTGAATATTCCTTACATTCCAGGGAGTGGAGAGATAGTGATTTTTTGCTCGGCATTTATAGGCGGGGGCTTGGGTTTTTTGTGGTATAACTCGCATCCTGCCCAGATATTCATGGGTGATACCGGTTCGTTAACGTTAGGAGGTATACTGGGATTAATTGCCATTATTGTAAAACAAGAGGTATTGATGGTTCTTTTGGGTGGTATTTTTGTTGTGGAGGCTGTTTCTGTTATCATACAAATATCATATTATAAAACAACAAAAAAGAGATTTTTTCGTTGTGCTCCATTACATCATCATTTCCAATTTATGGGATGGTCTGAAACGAAAATTACCATGAGGTTTTGGATCGTTGCTGCATTGTTAGCGGTGATCAGTCTTTTATTACTATTTGTTAAGAGATAA
- a CDS encoding UDP-N-acetylmuramoyl-L-alanyl-D-glutamate--2,6-diaminopimelate ligase, giving the protein MKLSDVYACLKKDKPEGFLEKEICGITHDSRNVKAGYVFVAIRGHKLDGHDFVGKAVVEGAIALVVEEKIKVVPHSTPQIVVSNTRKALALVSSNFYSNPSSQMTIVGITGTDGKTTTSYLIRSILNTAGCNAGLIGTIQHYIGNRVLPARETTPESIEIQQHLAEMLKSGIKYVVLEASSHALFQHRLDEINFAVAVFTNLSAEHLDYHKNMKSYREEKIKLVKGLGFNDFSILNADHDASKHFAESSKSQILWYGIKRKTADVTAEMIEIDEFKTKFTLNSPWGKETIHLHLLGRHNIYNALAAATTGFALGIKIDMIKKGIESLQEVPGRLEKVNYGQDFHIYIDFAHTHQALRVILRTLREIAKRRVIVVFGCGGDRDRKKRAKMGHIAEKYADIFWVTSDNPRTEDPNKIIEEILQGVTSEACFRVQPNRKAAIEEALLEANKGDIVLIAGKGHERYQTFQQTTIPFDEREIIRQALKITTICA; this is encoded by the coding sequence ATGAAATTAAGTGATGTTTATGCATGCCTGAAGAAGGATAAGCCTGAAGGCTTTTTGGAAAAGGAAATATGCGGGATAACACATGATTCCCGTAATGTAAAGGCAGGTTATGTGTTTGTTGCCATCAGAGGTCACAAACTAGATGGACATGATTTTGTAGGGAAGGCAGTTGTTGAGGGCGCTATTGCACTTGTTGTGGAAGAGAAAATAAAGGTGGTGCCACACTCAACACCTCAAATTGTAGTATCGAATACACGCAAAGCTTTAGCTCTGGTAAGTAGTAATTTTTATAGTAATCCTTCTTCCCAAATGACAATTGTTGGAATTACAGGGACGGATGGTAAGACAACCACTTCGTATCTAATCAGATCAATCTTAAATACTGCCGGTTGTAATGCAGGTTTAATTGGTACCATTCAACACTATATAGGTAATAGAGTGCTACCTGCACGGGAAACCACCCCTGAGTCTATAGAAATACAACAGCACCTTGCGGAAATGTTGAAGTCCGGTATTAAATATGTCGTTCTTGAAGCTTCGTCTCACGCACTTTTCCAGCATCGGTTGGATGAAATAAATTTTGCTGTTGCGGTGTTTACAAATTTATCTGCAGAACATCTGGATTATCATAAAAATATGAAAAGTTACCGGGAGGAAAAAATTAAATTGGTAAAGGGGCTGGGATTCAATGACTTCAGTATATTGAATGCTGACCATGATGCGAGTAAACATTTTGCTGAATCTTCAAAATCACAAATACTGTGGTATGGAATAAAAAGGAAAACTGCGGATGTAACTGCTGAAATGATTGAGATAGATGAGTTTAAAACAAAATTTACCCTCAATTCTCCGTGGGGCAAAGAAACCATTCATTTACATTTACTTGGAAGACACAATATTTATAATGCATTGGCGGCCGCTACGACAGGGTTCGCGCTTGGGATCAAAATAGACATGATAAAAAAAGGTATTGAATCATTGCAAGAAGTGCCTGGTCGTTTAGAAAAGGTAAACTATGGTCAGGACTTTCATATCTATATTGACTTTGCTCATACGCATCAGGCGTTGCGAGTAATTTTAAGAACACTGAGAGAAATTGCAAAAAGGCGTGTAATAGTGGTGTTTGGGTGCGGTGGGGACAGGGATAGAAAAAAGAGAGCGAAAATGGGACATATTGCTGAAAAATATGCAGATATCTTTTGGGTAACAAGCGATAATCCACGCACGGAGGACCCAAATAAAATTATTGAAGAAATATTACAGGGAGTGACCTCAGAAGCTTGTTTCAGGGTGCAACCGAATAGAAAAGCTGCTATTGAGGAAGCTCTTTTGGAGGCAAATAAAGGAGACATTGTGCTTATTGCCGGAAAAGGTCATGAACGTTATCAGACTTTTCAACAGACCACAATTCCATTTGATGAACGAGAGATTATTAGACAGGCTTTAAAAATTACTACGATATGTGCTTAA
- a CDS encoding penicillin-binding protein 2 codes for MAFHLGQIQLVDHDKFITLAKVQQYKKISLPARRGLILDRNGNKLAESLRVGSIYADPAMINNPSSVASQLSGVLKLNHAKLTERLGKKKRFVWIKRKTSDEEIKAVEKLSLKGIHITHEYRRFYPNEQLGSHIIGFTGIDEKGLEGIELSCDTILSGEPGYKLIVRDAKQDQIVTPNADIVLPKYGDNIVLTIDATIQRFTEEELQVACEKWKPLSATAIVMNPMTGEVLSMANYPTYNPNHFKKYPPGAKKNLAISDCYEPGSIMKPLIVSGLFEHDLKKPDDVIFCNNGVYKIGGRTLHDAHHGFGELTVCKIISYSSNIGMAKLGMEMGVERMYQHLRNFNFGEKPGIGLPGEISGILRPLREWSVKYSLISISMGHEIAVTPLQFITAFSSIPNGGLLLKPKIIKSILGSDGKIRDISSGPEIIRRVMSANVARDMMNPILVDAVKEGTGKQANLLEYDVAGKTGTAQKTVGKGGLYSHDKYVGSFVAYAPAENPRFCVLVMLNEPQGKYYGGTVAAPVVASILNRSLQYIGVKSSRYQMAMQ; via the coding sequence TTGGCGTTCCATTTAGGACAAATTCAACTCGTAGATCATGATAAATTTATTACGTTAGCAAAGGTACAGCAATATAAAAAAATCAGTTTACCTGCAAGAAGAGGTTTAATACTGGATCGAAATGGTAATAAACTTGCCGAGTCATTACGAGTTGGTTCAATTTATGCCGACCCGGCAATGATCAATAACCCCTCTTCCGTTGCAAGTCAGTTAAGTGGCGTCTTGAAGCTTAACCACGCAAAATTAACCGAACGACTCGGTAAAAAAAAGCGGTTTGTCTGGATTAAGAGAAAAACCAGCGACGAAGAAATTAAGGCAGTCGAAAAGTTGTCTTTGAAGGGTATACATATTACACACGAATATCGACGTTTTTATCCTAACGAACAGCTAGGCAGTCACATCATAGGTTTTACGGGTATTGATGAGAAGGGACTTGAGGGCATTGAGTTATCATGTGACACTATATTATCGGGAGAACCGGGATATAAACTGATCGTGCGGGATGCGAAGCAAGACCAGATTGTCACACCGAATGCTGATATAGTGTTGCCGAAGTATGGGGACAATATAGTGCTGACGATAGATGCTACTATTCAACGTTTTACAGAGGAAGAGTTACAGGTTGCCTGTGAAAAATGGAAACCTTTGTCGGCAACAGCAATAGTAATGAATCCAATGACCGGGGAAGTATTGTCTATGGCGAATTATCCTACCTACAACCCAAATCATTTTAAAAAATATCCACCAGGTGCAAAAAAAAATTTAGCTATTAGCGATTGCTATGAGCCCGGGTCTATCATGAAGCCACTGATTGTTTCCGGTTTGTTTGAACATGATCTTAAAAAACCGGATGATGTCATATTTTGTAATAATGGTGTTTATAAAATAGGTGGCAGGACGTTGCACGATGCACACCATGGCTTTGGTGAGTTAACCGTTTGTAAAATTATTTCATATTCAAGCAATATAGGAATGGCGAAATTAGGGATGGAAATGGGAGTAGAAAGGATGTATCAACATCTTAGGAATTTCAATTTTGGAGAAAAGCCGGGTATCGGATTGCCTGGTGAAATAAGTGGGATTTTGCGTCCTTTACGTGAGTGGTCTGTAAAATATTCCTTGATTTCAATTTCGATGGGGCATGAGATTGCCGTTACACCGCTTCAGTTTATAACGGCTTTTTCCAGTATTCCGAATGGAGGACTGCTTCTGAAGCCAAAAATTATAAAATCAATATTAGGGAGTGATGGAAAAATAAGAGATATATCTTCCGGCCCGGAAATAATCAGGCGTGTAATGAGTGCAAATGTAGCCCGTGATATGATGAACCCTATTTTAGTGGACGCCGTGAAGGAAGGCACCGGAAAACAGGCGAACCTTCTGGAATACGATGTAGCAGGTAAAACTGGAACTGCGCAAAAGACAGTAGGCAAAGGAGGGTTATATTCTCATGATAAATATGTTGGTTCGTTTGTTGCATACGCACCAGCGGAAAATCCCCGCTTTTGCGTATTGGTAATGCTAAATGAACCTCAGGGCAAGTATTATGGTGGTACTGTTGCTGCGCCGGTTGTAGCATCGATACTCAATAGGTCTTTACAATATATTGGTGTAAAATCATCAAGGTATCAAATGGCAATGCAATAG
- the mraZ gene encoding division/cell wall cluster transcriptional repressor MraZ, which translates to MFTGEYRHTVDGKNRMAIPAPLRDAINVAEDGKGFYITRGLDTCLFMYTPKIWQDVVSKIEQPSFTKSEARQFQRLFFSKAQKIPDCDSQGRILIPQYLKDLAGIQKNVVIVGVSSRIEIWAEKNWEDFESAHEKSFEEIAENLFP; encoded by the coding sequence ATGTTCACCGGCGAATACCGTCACACTGTTGATGGCAAAAATAGGATGGCCATACCTGCTCCTCTTAGAGATGCTATTAACGTTGCGGAGGACGGAAAAGGTTTTTATATTACTAGGGGGCTCGATACATGTCTGTTTATGTACACACCAAAAATATGGCAGGATGTCGTATCCAAAATAGAACAACCTTCTTTTACAAAATCAGAGGCGCGTCAATTTCAGCGCCTTTTCTTTTCTAAAGCACAAAAAATTCCTGACTGTGATTCGCAAGGAAGAATACTAATTCCTCAATATTTGAAAGACCTTGCCGGGATTCAGAAGAATGTAGTAATTGTAGGGGTGAGTAGTCGAATTGAGATATGGGCCGAGAAAAATTGGGAAGATTTTGAGTCGGCACATGAGAAATCGTTTGAAGAAATTGCAGAGAATTTGTTCCCTTAA